The region ATGGGAATGTTGTCCAACCTTAAAAGAACTTTCCCGAGCGACACGTGAAGCCCGAAAAAGAAGTAATGGAAAAATTCCAATTATTGCTGGATACATCAATCATAACTTCACTGAATCTATTCTTTTGACTGACGCAACTATACTTTCTTCCACAGGCCAAAGACTCGAATTGGGAGAGTACAAGAGGCTTTTGAGTGGACCTTACTTTCCCAACGATTGGGGTACTGTAGATAAAAATTTAGCGACACATTTGCTCAGTTACTATGACTTCTTTGCACGTTACAGGGATTTTTTTGAGGGTGAATTTAAATTGATTAAAAACGCTCACGAAATATGTGAAAACGCGTCCACAGAACCAGAGGCCAATAAAATCTGGATTTCTATTTTAAATTTAAAAGCAAAAAAAGCTTGCATGATAAATATGGTTAATTACATCGGCGTTGAAAAACTGACCTGGAAAAAACCTCTCTCCCAGCCAGAAAAGTTGGAGAATATTTGTGTCTCAATTCCATTCGAATTAATTTCCTTTGAAAATCCGGATTTTTATTTCGTCTCAGCTGATAATCAACTTGAACCAGAGCAAATATCGGTTAAACTTTTTCAAAACAGATATGAGATCAAGATTCCGCATCTTTATTATTGGAGTTCGATTCTAATCATTTCAAATAAAAAGGAGGAATAAACTTTGAAATATCCATGGTGGAAAGGTGCAGTGATTTATCAAGTCTATCCGAGAAGCTTCTACGACAGTAACAATGATGGTGTAGGTGATCTGAAAGGAATTGTGGAAAAACTGGATTATTTTCAATGGTTAGGTGTGGATGCGATATGGCTTTCTCCAATCTTCAAATCCCCGATGGTAGATTTCGGCTATGATATCAGCGACTATAGGAATATAGATCCAATCTTTGGAACCATGGAAGATTTTGATCTTCTACTTGAAGAATCACACAAAAGAGGCATTAGAGTGATACTTGATCAGGTCTACAACCACACTTCTGATCAACATCCATGGTTTTTAGAATCAAAAAGTTCAAAGATAAATCCTAAAGCAGACTGGTATATCTGGAAAGACGGAGAACCTGGGAAATTTCCCAACAACTGGCAATCTTTTTTCGGTGGTCCTGCATGGCAATGGTACGAAGAAAGAAAGCAGTATTATCTGCATCTCTTTACAAAAGAACAACCTGACCTGAACTGGCGTAATCCACAGGTGAAAAAAGCAGTCTTCGATACGATAGATTTTTGGTTAAAGAAAGGAGTGGATGGATTTCGATTTGATGTGGTTAACATGTTTTGCAAAGATATTAAGTTCAGAGATAACCCAACTGAGGAAAGTGGAGAACAGCAAGCTATTTTCAACACAGATAGACCTGAAACTTTGCTTGTTGTGGAAGAAATACAGGAACTTGTAGAAAAATACCCTGGTAGAGTTACCATAGGAGAAGTTGCATCGCCTCAGGGCCTTTACTCTTATCTCGAATATACAAAACCAGGCAGATTGAACCTCGCGTTCAATTTTGAGTTTATGAACATTCCGGCATTTGAAGCAACGCTTTTTCGCAAAATCGTAGAAGATACTGAGCGTATCTTCAAAAACCTGAGTTGGCCATGTTATGTATTAGGTAATCACGACTGCAAAAGGGTGCGATCAAGATACAGTGGTGGTGAATCTATAGACGAATCTATGGAAAAATGCAAACTTCTTGCCACTATGCTTTTGACATTGCGTGGCACCTCCATGATATATTATGGCGAAGAAATAGGTATGGAAGAAATGATAATCCCATACGAGGAAATACAAGATCCTGAAGGGAAAAATCTCTGGCCTGAAAAAATTGGTAGGGATGGATGTCGTACCCCCATGCAATGGAATAATTCTCAGTATGGTGGCTTTTCTTCAATAAAACCCTGGTTGCCAGTAAATCAGAATAGGACTGAAATAAATGTAGAAAAACAGAAAAATGATCCTAATTCTCTATTAAATTTCTACAGATCTCTGATAAAACTCAGAAAAGGCTCAAATGCATTGAAATTGGGGAAACTTAGTGTGCTTAAATCTTCAAAAAATGTTTTTGCCTACCTGCGTTCCTGGAAAGAAGAACAGATTATTGTGGCGCTCAATTTTTCGAGTGAAAATATATCTGCAGATTTGAAATTAACAGGAAAAGCGAAAGTGATTCACAGTAATCGAAGACGTATTAATGAAATTTGCCGGCTACAAAATTTGGAGCTTTGCTCTTATGAAGCATTGATTTTGAAGCTCTATGAGTAGTTTTCAAAATTAGCAGAAAATTCTCGTTTCAGCATAAACTTATCGCACAAACTCGTTTAAAAAATCTATCCACCCTGTTGTATCTGTGTAAAATAACAGTGTGTTTAGATCATCAGTAAAAGATTTCAAATCATTTTGTTTCTCTGGAAAGAAAATACTCACTCCATACGTTGTTTCAGCAGCACCTTTTATTTTTTTGTAAACGACGGTATTATCGAGCGATGAAAGAACTTCGCTTGCTGTAGTGATTTGTATTTCGTTCTCTTTCACCTGACTGGCAAAATCTCCCATATCAATGAGTAGATTGTAAGGATATGAACCAGCTTTTGTTGATGAATTTCGGTAATACAATATACGAGTCCTGAGAGAGCTATCTGATTGCAAAGCATCTTTTAATTCTGAGCCTATGTTAGATATTTTATCTGCCAGATCTGAAAGATGAGACATATCATAAACGCAAAGCGATAATGGAGTGGAATCTGGCAAACTGTTAAAATATTTATCAACAATTAACTGTCCTGCAGTTAGTGAATCTCCATCTATCTCTGATAGAAAACTATAATCCCATCCTGAAGAAGGTTCACTGAAAAACGACGCTATAAAATATTCAGCACAATCTTTCAGTTCATAGGCAACTTCGATTGATCCCATCAAACATGCATCCATACCAAGGATGTTAAACTTTTCGAATTTTTCAAGTACCTGGCGAATCTCACTAACGGCAAGTGCAGTATTTTGTGTATCGTCAAATCCTATGGCTTTTGTTGTGTAATCTGAATCACCAAGCCAGGCAGAGCCATGGTTCCAGATGATAAGTCCCCTATAAGCTGAAGTTATGTTTGAAAAACGCTCAATGAAGTTTTTCAAAACCTCTGGATCACCACTGTTTATATCCTGCTGGTAAGTTTCTATGTATTTGTATTCACCATATTCATCAAGTGTCAAAAGTGCATCTTCTACATCTTTGCCATCAAGCAATGTGAAAACCGATATTTTTGAATTGGTGTTTTTCATTTCTTCAAGATCAACAAGTGCATATTGTTCAAGGTTATTATCTGCTGCAAGATAGATCAAAAAAACCCAGCTTGGTTTTTGAAAATTTATGTTTTCCTGCGCTGAGATCGCTGGTTGATCTTTTATATAAGCCCGAAAAAGAAGTTGACCTTCCTGCGTGTGAAAATCGTACGGAAGCTCTTGTGAAGCTAT is a window of Pseudothermotoga elfii DSM 9442 = NBRC 107921 DNA encoding:
- a CDS encoding alpha-amylase family glycosyl hydrolase → MKYPWWKGAVIYQVYPRSFYDSNNDGVGDLKGIVEKLDYFQWLGVDAIWLSPIFKSPMVDFGYDISDYRNIDPIFGTMEDFDLLLEESHKRGIRVILDQVYNHTSDQHPWFLESKSSKINPKADWYIWKDGEPGKFPNNWQSFFGGPAWQWYEERKQYYLHLFTKEQPDLNWRNPQVKKAVFDTIDFWLKKGVDGFRFDVVNMFCKDIKFRDNPTEESGEQQAIFNTDRPETLLVVEEIQELVEKYPGRVTIGEVASPQGLYSYLEYTKPGRLNLAFNFEFMNIPAFEATLFRKIVEDTERIFKNLSWPCYVLGNHDCKRVRSRYSGGESIDESMEKCKLLATMLLTLRGTSMIYYGEEIGMEEMIIPYEEIQDPEGKNLWPEKIGRDGCRTPMQWNNSQYGGFSSIKPWLPVNQNRTEINVEKQKNDPNSLLNFYRSLIKLRKGSNALKLGKLSVLKSSKNVFAYLRSWKEEQIIVALNFSSENISADLKLTGKAKVIHSNRRRINEICRLQNLELCSYEALILKLYE
- a CDS encoding clostripain-related cysteine peptidase, with the translated sequence MQKKIFSMLVLFSLILFASSCVSVFNNPPNAPANPYPEDNATDVSPDLSLQWSCSDPDGDSLVYDIYFGTDSNNLQLVEQNYSSNSYQISDLEYNKKYYWKIVAKDTKNANEEGPIWSFTTVDINKCKITVNQKTITIGRVGYVEAKVLSSTDKPVENIDVAFEYYDGTWKQLSTVKTNSYGIASQELPYDFHTQEGQLLFRAYIKDQPAISAQENINFQKPSWVFLIYLAADNNLEQYALVDLEEMKNTNSKISVFTLLDGKDVEDALLTLDEYGEYKYIETYQQDINSGDPEVLKNFIERFSNITSAYRGLIIWNHGSAWLGDSDYTTKAIGFDDTQNTALAVSEIRQVLEKFEKFNILGMDACLMGSIEVAYELKDCAEYFIASFFSEPSSGWDYSFLSEIDGDSLTAGQLIVDKYFNSLPDSTPLSLCVYDMSHLSDLADKISNIGSELKDALQSDSSLRTRILYYRNSSTKAGSYPYNLLIDMGDFASQVKENEIQITTASEVLSSLDNTVVYKKIKGAAETTYGVSIFFPEKQNDLKSFTDDLNTLLFYTDTTGWIDFLNEFVR